ATTTGCATCAAGCGGCATCATACAAGCAGTTCAGAGATCAAGTAACAGTATCAAGAAGCAGAAAGTGAAGATCAAGAGAACCATACTGTAAAATCTAGTGACAGGATGTTGACACCAGATTATCTCAAGCTCTCCTCTATCATCTGTTGCATGAAGAGCAGAGACTGGTGGGTGATGTGAAACCTGTGAGCGAAGAAGCTTAACTCATCAATCAGCTGTGACATTGACAAGTTACCAGACTAGTCGGGAGAAGTATGGGTTTATTGAAGACAAATCTGATCAAAACGACAGACTTCGCACTATGTTTTTTCCTTGCACAACTAAATAAACCATGTGAAAACAGCTTTAGATGAACGTTGGGGAAGAAACCGAGTCACCTGTTCAAGAAGAACATTGAGGTTATCCTTGGAAACATGGTGGGTCTCGCCCAGAATGGGGTTGTAAGGGGCGACGCCAAAGATCAAAGGCCGCATGATCGAGATGCTCCACCCCACGACTGAAGTCAGTCTCTCCAGCGGGCTCTCAGCCCTGCAGCACCGGCTCAACATGTCCTCTCTGGTGCAGTACAGCGGCTCGCCGAAACATTGGAGCTGTGACTTcggaatgttgaagagaggaggCAACTGCAATTGGTAAGAACACACAGCATTAACAATGTCTTGTCCCAACTAACTAAAACTGTATTTTTAGCGAAATTCATCGGTGTCCATTGACCGAGTGCAATTCCTATTACGTTCCGCGACAATCATGTTTCATCGATGCCTTCAAAAACGAAAGGAGACTATTGAATGAAATCATCTAGTGACTTGATACAACCTCAACCATAGTCATGTAGATTCAGCCAAAATTCATTCTAGAGATGCTTCTAACGTCGATGGTACACAAGcctgagaacaatttttgcGGCAATTACAAAAACACAACAGAGAGTTCTAAAGTTTCCGCATCGAGCTGCTGTTATTCCGCAGTCTTCTATATGGCGAGGCAACGACTTTTCATGTTCAAAACGATCACGAAGTTCGTCGTCAATAGGATGTTGTTGGTACAGGAGAGTGAAAGGACTTGGCAGATACTTGAAGCCGTTCTCATGAGTTTAACACCTATATATTTTAATCGAGAAAAACTTGCATATTGAAATCCAAcccttaaaacttttaaaataaaatgatggtatttcaaattgaattttatttctCTAAAAGTTGTTGTCTAACAAGAAATCAAGACTACATAAGTTAATCGATATAAATTTGATATAATCCCATCAAATTGTGCATATAAAACGTATTTGACATGCTTAATTATGTGACTAAAAAATGGGTGgcaaagtaagtaaattgagGTAATTTCACTCAAGTAACAGATATTTTGTATgtgtttgtttcgcaaaaaataaataatttgaaaaaaaaattcataataatgATTGATCGCactacttacaaaaatgaattaccAAGAAATAATTTCATCGTTTATGATAATATTTAGACATacattattattaataatgaaaatattttttattgattgattatttcaagcaattaattttaaaaaactattttttaattgtttattttcatgaaacaaaccaacccttatttgaaagaaaacatTATTTTCGTGAACAAtttaaaatgtaaaaacaaCGAAAGTCTTATTGAAAATAACGCTCGTATAATTTTATTAAGAGAGATGGAATCATTATTTATCTTAAATCTTAATTATTACGGCCCTTTTGTTTAGCAGAGCACGCGTAGGGTGCGGTGAGATATTATTTGCATGCACAGGATCCGCGCATCTGATCCGTTCATCTGAAGGTGGACTTGCCTGGAAGTTTGTGAGATCCGATCCAGGCCGTATATTCCTGAAGAGGCCAAGGATGCGTTGTAGGAGATTCGGAGCTCTATAATCCTCCTGCGACTCGCCGTCGAACGATAACGGCGCCGTTAGAACTGCGGTCCTTGCGACGTATCCCTCGTCGACCTGCGCAATTACAAGCTTTTTAGCTCGAGATTTACCCATATtgagaaaaataccaaactTTCTTTCCAATTCTACTCTAACCGcggaaataaagaaatttggTTGATGCCACCCAAATAACACTAAATTGACGaacgaaaaatagaaaaaggataGACTTAGAGTTGACTTTTGTCCTAATTGATAGTGTTGGCCTcatcaaaatgaattttaatttttaatttttaaaaaaattgctagttattgattttgttcttaaaaaaataagaatccAACAAGTTGTCGACTgacaaatctcaatttgaaaCTTCAAGGCCTGGTGAGCTCGCCCGACCAGTTATCAACAACCGGCGACGGTGGGTGGCGGACGACAACCGTGGCGGCGGCAgtagatgaaaaagaagaaaagggaagaggaacaagaaaaacgaaaaataaaaaagagaaaatattggcttgattctagaattattcctgagaacaataattaactctttttttaaaaaaaaattcttgattctatttcaaatctacttcCAGGATcaaagaaatttctctctaaaaaatttcaagaatgtGCAAAGTGTGGGCAAGCAAAATCATGAGCTTCTCAACCACTAAAGTTTGTTCTAGTGGCTATATTTTCCACATGGGAAGGAGTTGGTGGATGAtttaaatccccaccttctcaagaATCGGGATAGTGACAATTTAGTTTTAGGAGTGGATTTTCATTATTGCAACAatttaataggaaaattattgtaggaataaagtaggattgaagaaaaaaaaaacattttcaactcCCATACCATATAAGAAAATATGGCAACAATTTAATAGGGAAAATTATTGTAGGAATAAAGTAggattgaagaaaaaaaaaacaaagaaaatttatgGGATTCTCCACCATGTCAACCAGGCCTCACTTCCCAATTCAATACACGTGACACCAAATCATAAAACacgaaaatttcaaagaaaaactgaagaaaaaattatcttctttttttttttgggtgctcACAACTAGTTCTAAGCTTTCTAAGcttatcttttcctctttttcaaaCACAAATTACGCTCCTTAGATTCCAAAGTAAGGAAAAAAGGAGCTGAGAGGGCTCGTAATGAGTTATTTTCCTTAAAGAGAGTTTAGGGGACGTTGAAATaagtcttttttctttgtcgagattcaaaaagaaaaaaagaaaaaagaaaaaacatgtaTGGTACCCCGGAATGATGATAAAAGTAGAATTTTGGGTCGCGATCAGGACCGACCCAATCAGAGAGACTACGAGAAAGAAATTGAGGAATCAAATCCCATGGGGGCTTTTCACGGGTGCGCGTCCGCAATGATATTCGTCTCTATCTTAAAGCAGAAGAAATACAGAAAGGGAGATACGAATGGCCTGGGGAGGAAGAGATTTTGACTTTTCCGACTCGTGAagattgcaaaagaaaagagaatgaaaaagaTCATAAACAAAGCATAAATTGTTATCACCGGAATAAAAGACAATCGAACGCATACCGGCGAGAACATAATATGTCTCCGACCAAAACGAAACCTAAAACGTTTATTGAACTCacagggagaggagagagagagagaagaagatagagagagagagagagagagagagtaccatGGGAAGTGAGTGAGGATGGACCTCGGCGGCTGTGGAGAGGGAAGAGAAGGCCtcgaagaagaacaagaacaaggaGAAGGGTGCCAAGTCTGGCCTTGttggggggggagggggaaCGGCGACGACAAAGGATGATGAGAGGAAGACACTTGTTTTACAGGCTTCTCTAGAGAGCGGACGcgagagtgagagtgagagggagagagtccAAGGAAAGCTGTCAACTTCGGGGTGGGAGGGTGTTGGGGGCTAGGGGTAGaaaggggaaggaggaggatttGGGCGAGGGGAAGGGGTTGGTGTGGCGCGTGGTGGGTTAGCCGCTTTCCTTATTCCAACTCtctttttagtgtttttttttcttcggtaTGTAATCTTAATATGGAGTAATTCAATATTCCAGGCATGAGGGCGTTCAAAGCAATGAGAAGTAGGAAATTTCCCTTAATTGATTCATGGCATCttgctttttcttattttttatttattatctattcTACTCTAACTCTCAATTCACTAGCTTACTTCTTCGCAAAACACGAGAATTGAAACCAAAATCTAAAACTAAACATCCCAACCTTAGCTCTTGAAAATGTGGGCATTTGAACTCTCAATTCTTTGCAGAGCACATGACTTGAAACTCACATATGAAATTAAACGTCCTTACCCCTAATCTCTCATAAGATGGAGATTTAAACTCTCAACCTCTCTCTTCCCACGTGGGAATAATGGCCACTGGACATCTTATTAATGACATCTTTAAAGCAAAAATCTGCCCCAAAACCTCCCTAGGCCCTCCTAGAAAGTGCTAAAACATTCCTCCACATGTCCTTGGATCTTTTTATTATTCCTTTGATTCTACATCACAACCTCTTTTGTTCGATGCGATTTATTATTTGGACTGAAAATCATTTGACTATGTTGGCCTAGACAACAAGAGGGTTTTGCCCATCTCCTTATAATCTCAAGTTCAAGTTTTTGAGAATACTCCATGAATAAATCCTAAATGCATAAGGCCGAGTGCATCATCCGAGAAGATAAACCAATTGAACTATGAGAAAAGTTGACTCAAGAATcacttaaaagaaatattatccGAGTATAATATGAACACGTCTTGATGGGATGGGATTTGATTTGGAGCCTAATATCCTCAAAATAACcctaaattttggtcaaatttcaATTCATAGAAAAAATTTTGGGGCTGCATGTTTCTCTCAAATCTGTTTATagacaaattttgtgtttttttcctaacaaaaagaatgtaaacgcagcgtttgtttgcgttgctcttttttgttttttctgtttgcaacaaaatcaaaacaaaaaagagaaacaaaaactttaaaaacttgTTTCTGTTCTCCAGAAACACTTCTTGcaaccccaaaaagaacaaaaataaagaaacaaaaccgGAACACTTCTGGAGGTCCTTCGTTCGTGCCCGAAGCTTTCGTTCGTGCTCTCCCCGGCGTCTCACCCTtctctccggcgcctcccactcGGGCGGACTCTCCGGCGACTCCCCACTCCGGCGACTCTCCGGCGCCTCCCCACTCGGCTGactctccggcgccgacagGTGGTGCTCCTTCACCGGCTGAAGCTTCCGAATCCAGGTAAGTTTCTGCTGCTCCTCCAtatctctcctttctttctcggCAAGGAAGGAAAATCAACTTGCAATTCCCATTCGATCATTCATCTCCTCGATAAAATTCAGTCCAGAAAATTCATCGCGTCGTCGTCGCGGAGAAGAAGGGGGCCTTGGGGGAGATGGATTTCGAGCTGAGGAGGGCGCGGGAGAAGCTGGAGAAGGAGCAGAAGGAGCGGAAAGCgcaggccaaggcgaggctggagagggagaggaaggcgAAGGGGGAGGCCAGGAAGCAGCGGGAGGCCATCGAGGCGGTCCAGCGATCCCGGAGGCTGGACGCTCTCGAAGCGCAGGAAAAGGTACCTTCGTTCGCTTCCTCCTCGTTCCGATGGAATGAGGTGATCGGAATTCCGGTCGGCCGTTGCGATTTCCTAGTCTGAGTAAATTCCTTTTTATCGAATTCGAATCGCTTTGGTTGCTCGACGCATGACTTGAGTTCGATTCCGGCTACCAGGTTGGGAAAGCTCGATTCTTTGGTGGGGTGGATATTTAGGTGCTTTGATTTAGGCACAATTTGTGGCCTTTAGAAGTGGGTGGTTCCTTATGAACGTGCTCAAGTAGGCTCCCAACTCAAATTTGCTATCAGTGAAAATGTCAATGGGTGATTCATTACCTATCAAAGCAAAATACTCATTGTGGAATTAGTGTTTTTAGCTCTAGTTTTAGATCATTCTGCACAAAACTTCCACTTGAGGCATTGGCTTAAAGCTTGATATATTGCTTAGTCTGGTGGAGCGGAGAAAGTATTGCCCTCGACCTCATCTTATTGCAGCTGCCACTAATGCCGTGCGTGTGCCGTATAGCCTTGATCGAAGTTCTTGCATGGACTGATGTTGCCATTGTCATGAGACCTCTGGTTGTGTTCTATAATTTTCTCCTAATGAACCATGCTGGATATGTAGGTTGTGCAGTTTTCGGACTTGTGTATCCCTGTGGCTTGCTATTTTTCTACCCTTCTGCTTAGTGCTTATTAATATTAGCAGTTAAATGGATAGGGCTATTGTTAGAAAGATCTGGAACATGTAAGTAGGATCTCGCTTTGAATGATATGCAATGTAGAGCTGAGTCCCAAGTCGATTATGTTCAGGTAACTAATTGAGTGAGGGTGCAGATGTAGCCATTTTTGCTATAAGATGTCCTTCTCATCTTAGGCAACTACTGATTATTATGCTGAATCTGGGTAAAGCAACTTTCAACTAGCCAGAACCATATTTAAGTTTATATTCTCATGTGAATGGTGTTATGGTGGTGATATCATGCATAGGAATTCCTGAGGTTTAAAGTTATGTATTTAATCAATCTAGTTGCTGGAaaacttaaaaggaaaagaaatcaaattttacATGCTTTGTTCTTGACTAACATATGACACCCTGTATGTCAAGGTCAGGGCATGCTAGTAATGCTCAATTTAGATTTCAGATGATTGTCTGTACTAGCTAGTTTCACCTCCGGCCATTTTGGAATTTCTTTCAGGGGTAGAACATATATCTTATGCTTTCGTTTAAGTGCATGAGCCACGCAAAGTGTTTAGCATTTGATGAAGTATGGAACTCTTTGAAAACTTTCAGGAGGTCTTCATGAACAACCTCCCAATttcgtgaaatttttttgataatcaCCATAAATCCATCCAAACCTGGTGCCTTATCTCCATTGCAATACGAGAATGTCCTTctaatctcctcctcctcgaaaGGTATTTGCCATTTCAGCCATATCAGGATCAAGTAAAAAGTCATCCCTCCAATTCTGATCTCACGACACATCTCTCCCTATATAAACCAGCATGAATTCAGATAGTTGCATACTCATGGCATCCAATTTTCAACAACCTCTGCCAAAGAGTTCCAACTTAGTGAGGAAGTTATATCTTGTACGAGCATTGGACATCTTATGAAAAAATTTGGTGTTTCTGTCACCCTCATCAAGCCAAATCTCCCGAGACTTCTGTCTCAGGAGGTTTCTTCCATTTTTGAATCAACAAGGCGAGTTCTTTTTCCCATTCTATTCTCCTAAAGCTTTTCTCCAATAGC
The nucleotide sequence above comes from Eucalyptus grandis isolate ANBG69807.140 chromosome 2, ASM1654582v1, whole genome shotgun sequence. Encoded proteins:
- the LOC120290247 gene encoding protein enabled homolog, encoding MDFELRRAREKLEKEQKERKAQAKARLERERKAKGEARKQREAIEAVQRSRRLDALEAQEKVEHQASVCPLRLIACRFCRDMVHAGDTVVDLRDKMQGRLHPDHW